The proteins below come from a single Cricetulus griseus strain 17A/GY chromosome 6, alternate assembly CriGri-PICRH-1.0, whole genome shotgun sequence genomic window:
- the LOC100762562 gene encoding olfactory receptor 4K3 has translation MDGSNQSLVSEFMLWGLTQSQNLQVLLFVIFLILYLFIVLGNIVIMILITIDRHLHSPMYFLLANLSFVDIWLSSVTTPKMITDFLRKHKTISFEGCMSQVFFAHCIAAGEMVLLLVMAYDRYVAICKPLHYFTIMNLKRCTGLVLTSWTIGFVHAMSQLVAVLQLPLCGPLEIDSFFCDMPLVIKLACTDSHDLDILMNADCGVVVVTCFILLLISYTYILITVHQSSKAGASKALSTCSAHITVVMLLFLPCIFIYVWPLNITWLDKFLAVFYSVVTPLLNPAIYTLRNKEIKTALKRLKSYFMNHKVNT, from the coding sequence ATGGATGGAAGCAACCAGTCCTTGGTATCAGAATTCATGCTTTGGGGACTTACCCAATCACAGAATCTTCAGGTCTTACTCTTTGTGATATTTTTGATACTTTATCTATTCATTGTGTTGGGAAATATTGTCATCATGATCTTAATAACTATTGACCGCCATCTCCATTCTCCTATGTACTTCTTACTGGCCAACCTGTCCTTTGTCGATATATGGCTTTCCTCAGTCACCACGCCGAAGATGATCACAGACTTTCTCAGGAAACACAAAACCATTTCCTTTGAGGGTTGCATGTCACAGGTCTTCTTTGCCCATTGCATTGCTGCAGGAGAGATGGTGTTGTTGCTGGTAATGgcttatgaccgctatgtggccatctgcaaacCACTCCACTACTTTACCATTATGAACCTGAAAAGATGCACTGGGCTGGTGTTGACTTCCTGGACTATtggctttgtgcatgccatgAGTCAGCTTGTGGCAGTTCTACAGCTGCCTCTCTGTGGCCCACTGGAAATTGACAGCTTCTTCTGTGACATGCCACTGGTAATCAAGCTAGCCTGCACAGATTCCCATGATTTGGATATTCTAATGAATGCCGACTGTGGGGTTGTGGTTGTAACCTGCTTCATTCTGTTGCTCATTTCCTATACATACATCCTTATCACTGTTCACCAGAGCTCTAAAGCTGGTGCCTCTAAGGCTCTGTCCACATGCAGTGCCCACATCACAGTGGTGATGCTCCTTTTTTTGCCCTGCATCTTCATCTATGTGTGGCCCCTCAATATCACCTGGTTGGACAAATTTCTCGCTGTGTTTTACTCTGTTGTTACACCTCTCCTAAATCCAGCCATTTATAcactaagaaataaagaaataaaaactgctCTGAAGAGACTTAAAAGCTATTTCATGAATCACAAGGTAAATACTTAA